A segment of the Corynebacterium resistens DSM 45100 genome:
CGATTCCTTAGGCCATCCACGCAAGGGGCTAGTACTCGTCCACGAGGACGCAGTTGATGCGGTGACCTCCACGAAGAAGGCCGCTGCAAAGGGCCAGTTCGACCTGTTCGCGGGCTTCGGAGATGACGAAGCTGTGGGCGACGTCTTCCGAGTGGACGTGCCGGATCAGAACTGGGACCGTAAGCATGAACTAGCTATGGAACGCGACATGCTCGGCCTCTACGTCTCCGGCCACCCGCTGGACGGCTTCGAGGACGCCCTGGATGCCCAAGTCGATACGCCACTGACCACCGTGCTTTCCGGCGAACTACCGAACAACCGCGAGGTCAAAATCGGCGGAATTATTTCTTCCGTGGAACGTCGCGTCGATCGCAACGGCAACCCGTGGGTCATCTGCACGTTGGAGGATCAACACGGCGCCCAGGTGGAATTGTTGGTATTCGCCAAGACCTATCAGATGGTCGCACCGCAGATCGTGGAGGACAATATCGTCCTCGCCAAGGCACGTATCTCCTACAAGGACGATCGCATGAGCCTGTTCTGCGAAGACCTCAAGTCCGCGGAGCTTTCCGTCGGCGCAGGCAGTGGTGTGCCCCTTCGGCTATGTATCCGCGTGCACCAAGCCACGCCGGAAAACATGGCGCGCCTGAAGCGCGTGCTGAAGCAAAATAAGGGTGATTCGGACGTCTACCTCACGCTCATCGATGGGGAACAAGAACTTCAGTTCCTACTCGGCCCGGAAATGCGCGTGAACAAATCCCCAGCCCTCATGGGTGACCTCAAAGCCACCACGTGGGAGGGAATCTTCGCCTAACTAGTCCGCCTAGTTAGTCCGCTTAGCCAGCTCGAGCCCCCCATGTGAAAGCCCCGGGGGGGGGAGGCTAGGAGGGGTTGTCTTCCCGTGCAGCCACGTCGATCCGCACCTCCCAGGGGCCCAGTTCATGGCCGTCGGAGGGCAACCGCGTGGCGTCGGAAAGATTGGCTAACACCGTGACCACATGAGCCTCGGTCGCGTACCCCATGCGCACCCAACCGTCGCCGGGAGTTGCCTCAACCACGTCAGCATCCGCCATGCCCAGCTGCGCGCGCATCTCTATGAGATCGCGGTACGCCTCGGCGATGCGGGCATGGTCACCGTTTAGCCGTTCTTCCCATTTGAGTTTCGACGCCTCGTAGGTCTCCGCGGCCGCGGGATCCGGCACGTCATCGGGCGCCCAGCCCATACGCGAGAACTCGCGTAACCGCCCGGCGCGAGTGGCATCGTTGAGATCTGTATTTTCGTGATCGACGAAGAACGCAAATGGCGTGGAAGCGCCCCATTCCTCACCCATGAACAGCATGGGAGTGTAGGGGCTGATCAGGACGAGTGCAGCCTTCAGGACTTGTTGAGGACCCGTCAGGTTCATGCTGGGGCGATCCCCGCGAGCACGGTTGCCTGTCTGATCGTGCGTGGTGGTGTAAGTCACTAGCTGGTGGCGCTGAATGCTATCGAAGTCAAGCGCGCGACCGTGCGTGCGTCCGCGGAAAGTGGAGTACTTACCGTCGTGCCAGAACCCGTTTTTCAGGGTCTCCGCCAGTACCTCTGTGGAACCGAAATCCGCATAGTAGCCATGAACTTCACCGGAAACCGCGGCGTGGATCGCGTGGTGAATATCGTCATCCCATTGTGCGATACCGAACTGCTCGGTGTATCGGGGATCATTCTGGTCCGTTTCGGCAATCACGAAGCTCGGCGCCGCTGCGTCGCGGATCTGTTCGGTGATGCTAAATGCCCCTGTGTCATCGAAAGCATGTACCGCATCCAAGCGTAGGCCGTCGATGCCGAAATCCTGCGTCCACTGGCGCACGGCCTCCAAAATGTATTTGCGCACCCCATCGGAGCCTTTTCCTTGCAGATTGACGACCTCGCCCCACCCTGTTGAGCCCCCCGCTGTGTACGGGCCGAACAGGTTTCCATAGGCGCCGTCAGGGCCGAAGTGGTTGTAAACAACATCCAAGACAACGGCGAGGCCGCGGCTGTGCGCGGCGTCGATAAACCTAACCAATGCGTCCGGCCCGCCATAAACTTCCGAGACGGCGTGCCAATAAACCCCGTCATATCCCCAGTTACGCTGGCCACCGAAAGGCTGCACAGGCATGAGCTCCACCGCGGTTACGCCCAGTTCCGCGAGGTAATCTAGCTTGTCGACTGCCGAATCCAGGGTTCCCTCAGGGGTGAATGTGCCAACATGCAATTCGTAGAGCACTTGGCCGGCGAGATCGGTGTTGATGGGGGAGCGCGGCCGATCAATCTCCCAATGCTCCGACAGCCCGTGAATGCCGTCCGGCTGGCGACGTGAACACGGATCTGCAATGGGATCCCCGCCATCAATCTTGAAGCCGTACCGATCGCCCAGTCGGGGTTCAATTTCACTGGTAAACCACTCGCCAGCACGGCTCATGGGATGGGTTTCCCCATTGAGTACCAACTGAATCTCATCTGCGCGGGGTGCCCACACGGTGTAGGTGTTCTTCTTTGCGGGTACTTCGTTTGCGCCTGCAACCATGGCTTCGTCCATAGCCCCAACCCTAACTGCGATAATGATTCCATGCCGACCAAAGCCGAAGACTATTTATGCCCTGCACCGCACTCGGGAAAGGTTGCCGCGCGGGCTGAAATTGAAATCAAGCGTTCCCACTTCATCGGCCTTGCTGCGCGCACTCCAACCGAAGAATCCGCCCGGGATTTTATCGCCAGCGTTCGGTCCACTTACCCCGATGCGCGGCATCATTGCAGCGCCTACATCATCCACCAAGTTGCAGCCCAGCCGATCGAGCGCTCGAGCGATGATGGTGAGCCCTCGGGTACTGCGGGTAAACCGATGTTAGAGGTCGTGCGGGGCATTGAGGACATCACGGTGGTTGTCGTGCGCTATTTCGGCGGGGTGTTGCTGGGTACCGGTGGGTTGGTGCGGGCGTATCAGGATGCCACTCGCCACGCGCTCGGGGAGCTTTCTTTGGTCCGACGCCGACAGCGCCAGCTTTTTCGCTTCCAACTGGATCACGCGGAAGCCGGCCGGGTGGAAGCTGATATCCGCGCGACAGGGTTTGATGTTCAAGAGGTGGACTACGGCGCGAAGGTCACTATGCGGGTGGCAACAGATGACGGGGAAGAGTTGGCGAATCGGATTGCAGCGCTGACTGGTGGGCAGGTTGAGGTCGAACGTGATGGGCAAGCATGGGTAGAATCACCTCATGCTCAATAATCAAAACAATGGCGATATCGTGGGTCAGCGCAAGGCAGAAGTCCGTAAGCGTTCCCGCCACATCCAGATCACTGGTGGAGTGATCGTGGCTAGTACTCTGATCGGAATTTTCCTGCTGAAGACACCAGTGCTGACGTTCTTCATTCCGCTGATCGGCTTGGTGTACGTGCTGATCAACATGTACAAGATCCGCCAGATCGTCAACCACAAGGACCAGTGGTAAACCATTGTCGGTGACTGCCGAAGCAGAAGCGCACAAGAAGGTGCGCATCGATGCCTGGGCGTGGTCAGTTCGCTTATTCAAGACCCGTTCGCAGGCAGCGCAGGCATGTCGCGCCGGGCACGTAAAAATCAACGGGGAAGCGGTAAAGCCTGCTCAAGCCGTTGAGGTGGGGGATGTGGTTCGTGTATGGGTTAACCATCGCGAACGCATCGTGAAGGTCCAGAAGTTGCTGGTTAAACGCGTTGGGGCGGATATCGCACGCGCGGCCTATGAAGACCGCACTCCGGAGCAGATCATGCCCGCGATGCCACGGCGGGACCGTGGCGCGGGCCGGCCGACCAAACGCGAGCGCCGACAGTTAGAGCGTTTCAAGCGCGGGATCATTTAGCTTTTTGTTTTTTGTTTTGGTCGTGCAGGGACTTCTGATCCAGTTTTTGCCAGCGGTTACCCAGCCGACCAGGCCGCGAACCCGCGTTTTCGCCGATGTGCACGGTTTTGCGGATATGGTCACGGCCGAAGGTGTAAAGCAACATGTCGTCGACCAGCCGCACTTGACCGGGATGATAAGGGTAGTTCATCGCTGCGCGTAGTTTGTCGAGATTGCGCATCAGCGCACGCAGTTGTTTGTAGGTGGAGATTCCATGGGCATGCAACATGTCCACCGCGTAGTTGTAGTATTCCACGCGACTGGTGGGATATTTGTCACCCGCGATTCTGGTGAGCTCCCGGGGCAAAGTATCCGCCGTGATCTTCTCATCCTCACCCTTTTCGCCTTCGCGGTCACAATCCTCCATGAATTCCGCGATCTTGTCGAACTGTTGATCCGCTAGTTCGATCAACCCGGCAGCTAACGTGAAAGCGCGATCAACCTCTGGGTCGCTAACGTGATTCTTGTAGCGAATATCGTGCTCGAACTCCGCCCACGCATGTTGCAAAACTGTTCGGAGTTGAATCTCAACCAGGTGGTCGCCATCACGGGCAATCAGGTGCTGGGAAGCGTAGCCGAATCGCCCGGCGCGGGCGGTTTCGGCGGCCTTGTCCACCTCTTGTTCAATGTCGAAAACCTCACCCAGAGCTTCCTTCAACTGTGGGATCTCCGAGGAGTGATAGGCAATAACGCGCACGCCCAGAATGTCATAAGCGCTTCCTAGATCTACGTAATCTGGGTAGGCCTCGTTGCGGAGTTTGGCTGCGAAGCTATCGCGGTCTTTGATCCGTACGGCTACCTGGTCGAAAGCGAGGCCGGCATCATCGAGGGCGTCGATAACCTTATCCCGCAGTTTCGTGGCTGCATCGGGATTGTCATGCCGCCATGAGTCGTAGGCAGCAAGTGTTCGCTCGTCATTCGCTGACATTCGCCGGTGCCTTTCTTCTACCTAGAAGCGCAAAATACTGAAGTTTGTGTAACCGCCAAACTCAGCCTCTCGTGTGTTGAATCCTAACTTCCCGCGCGCGTGAGGATGGCCTGTGGGCGGTGCTTGAACAAAGTGGCTAGCTTCACCGTACCCTCAAACATTCCGCCACCGAGCTGCTCCTCCCACATGCCTTCGGGCAGCGTCACGGTAGTATCCTCCCAACCCTGCACCCGGCGTGGGCGGCGGGTGACTAAGACCATTACGTCTTCTCCGCGAAGCATTCCCAACGAGTGACGTTCGTAGGTGCCCGCTGCCATAACGGGCAAGTACTTGGCCTCATCCA
Coding sequences within it:
- the treZ gene encoding malto-oligosyltrehalose trehalohydrolase, which codes for MDEAMVAGANEVPAKKNTYTVWAPRADEIQLVLNGETHPMSRAGEWFTSEIEPRLGDRYGFKIDGGDPIADPCSRRQPDGIHGLSEHWEIDRPRSPINTDLAGQVLYELHVGTFTPEGTLDSAVDKLDYLAELGVTAVELMPVQPFGGQRNWGYDGVYWHAVSEVYGGPDALVRFIDAAHSRGLAVVLDVVYNHFGPDGAYGNLFGPYTAGGSTGWGEVVNLQGKGSDGVRKYILEAVRQWTQDFGIDGLRLDAVHAFDDTGAFSITEQIRDAAAPSFVIAETDQNDPRYTEQFGIAQWDDDIHHAIHAAVSGEVHGYYADFGSTEVLAETLKNGFWHDGKYSTFRGRTHGRALDFDSIQRHQLVTYTTTHDQTGNRARGDRPSMNLTGPQQVLKAALVLISPYTPMLFMGEEWGASTPFAFFVDHENTDLNDATRAGRLREFSRMGWAPDDVPDPAAAETYEASKLKWEERLNGDHARIAEAYRDLIEMRAQLGMADADVVEATPGDGWVRMGYATEAHVVTVLANLSDATRLPSDGHELGPWEVRIDVAAREDNPS
- a CDS encoding IMPACT family protein, translated to MPTKAEDYLCPAPHSGKVAARAEIEIKRSHFIGLAARTPTEESARDFIASVRSTYPDARHHCSAYIIHQVAAQPIERSSDDGEPSGTAGKPMLEVVRGIEDITVVVVRYFGGVLLGTGGLVRAYQDATRHALGELSLVRRRQRQLFRFQLDHAEAGRVEADIRATGFDVQEVDYGAKVTMRVATDDGEELANRIAALTGGQVEVERDGQAWVESPHAQ
- a CDS encoding RNA-binding S4 domain-containing protein, whose translation is MTAEAEAHKKVRIDAWAWSVRLFKTRSQAAQACRAGHVKINGEAVKPAQAVEVGDVVRVWVNHRERIVKVQKLLVKRVGADIARAAYEDRTPEQIMPAMPRRDRGAGRPTKRERRQLERFKRGII
- a CDS encoding GTP pyrophosphokinase, which gives rise to MSANDERTLAAYDSWRHDNPDAATKLRDKVIDALDDAGLAFDQVAVRIKDRDSFAAKLRNEAYPDYVDLGSAYDILGVRVIAYHSSEIPQLKEALGEVFDIEQEVDKAAETARAGRFGYASQHLIARDGDHLVEIQLRTVLQHAWAEFEHDIRYKNHVSDPEVDRAFTLAAGLIELADQQFDKIAEFMEDCDREGEKGEDEKITADTLPRELTRIAGDKYPTSRVEYYNYAVDMLHAHGISTYKQLRALMRNLDKLRAAMNYPYHPGQVRLVDDMLLYTFGRDHIRKTVHIGENAGSRPGRLGNRWQKLDQKSLHDQNKKQKAK